From a single Bryobacter aggregatus MPL3 genomic region:
- a CDS encoding DUF6582 domain-containing protein, translating into MAKLTTEQRKHIPEKQFAFPEAEKEPLENAAHVRNAVARFNQVKGVSDAERDAAWRRIEAAAKKFGVTLQEKSWKDLPAVKK; encoded by the coding sequence ATGGCAAAACTCACCACAGAACAACGCAAACACATTCCGGAAAAGCAATTCGCATTTCCGGAAGCAGAAAAAGAACCGCTGGAAAACGCAGCGCATGTTCGCAACGCAGTGGCCCGTTTCAATCAGGTGAAAGGAGTGAGCGATGCGGAACGTGACGCTGCCTGGCGCCGCATCGAAGCCGCAGCCAAGAAGTTTGGTGTCACCCTGCAAGAAAAGTCCTGGAAAGATCTGCCAGCGGTCAAAAAGTAA
- a CDS encoding TolC family protein — protein sequence MRSHLFLFLLAVVLSFVLQAQTRTEFTLNDALREALDKNLDLIATRFDVPVARAQVITAGLRPNPVLSLSGDHLNLLPPRYSLENQAGPSEYAARTDFLFERGGKRQLRVEVAVAAQSVTEFLVLDAVRQLTFSVQNAFVEVLQAKADLGLAREIFSAFEEIVRINQSRLKSGDLSEVEVIRSQVAMLQFENTVRQAELQVKTTEAQLQILLGRQKMDPKIETAGEMRRDTVALPLDALREKAVTQRPDLLALQRDRIRTQADIRLQLAQAKLDYTLGSEYRRQQGLAGRGNSLGFFVSTGLPVFNRNQGEIERAKQQQMQTEARLRATQATIENEVEVALLKYASALRTIERFESTLIGKVKDVRQITEYSYKRGEASFLELLDTQRAYSETMQAYNAARADLAESLYGVEASVASQLNPEKK from the coding sequence ATGCGATCCCATCTTTTCCTATTCTTGTTGGCCGTGGTGCTGAGCTTTGTGTTGCAGGCGCAAACACGGACGGAGTTCACTCTCAACGATGCCCTGCGTGAGGCTCTGGACAAGAATCTGGATCTGATCGCGACGCGCTTTGATGTGCCGGTGGCGCGGGCACAGGTGATCACCGCAGGCTTGCGGCCCAACCCTGTACTGAGTTTATCTGGCGACCATTTGAATCTGCTTCCACCTCGTTACAGTTTGGAGAATCAGGCGGGGCCTTCTGAATATGCGGCGCGAACGGACTTTCTGTTTGAGCGTGGGGGCAAACGGCAATTGCGGGTGGAAGTGGCGGTTGCCGCGCAGTCGGTGACGGAGTTTCTCGTTCTGGATGCCGTACGGCAACTGACCTTTTCCGTGCAGAACGCCTTTGTCGAAGTGCTTCAGGCGAAGGCTGATCTTGGGCTGGCCCGGGAGATCTTTTCGGCCTTTGAGGAGATTGTCCGGATCAATCAGAGCCGCCTGAAGTCGGGAGATCTGTCTGAGGTGGAAGTGATCCGCTCCCAGGTAGCGATGCTGCAGTTTGAGAACACCGTCCGCCAGGCAGAGTTACAGGTGAAGACGACAGAGGCGCAGTTGCAGATCCTGCTGGGCCGCCAGAAGATGGACCCGAAGATCGAAACGGCTGGGGAGATGCGCCGCGACACGGTGGCATTGCCCCTCGACGCGCTGCGGGAGAAAGCCGTGACGCAGCGGCCCGATCTGCTTGCGCTGCAGCGGGACCGGATCCGGACCCAGGCGGATATCCGTCTGCAACTGGCGCAGGCCAAGCTCGATTACACCCTGGGATCGGAGTATCGCCGCCAACAAGGGTTGGCGGGACGTGGGAACTCGCTCGGATTTTTTGTCTCGACAGGCTTGCCGGTCTTCAACCGGAACCAGGGCGAGATCGAGCGGGCCAAGCAACAACAGATGCAGACTGAGGCGCGGCTGCGCGCAACGCAGGCCACCATCGAGAACGAGGTGGAGGTGGCGTTGCTGAAGTATGCCAGTGCGCTGCGGACGATCGAACGCTTCGAGAGCACCTTGATCGGGAAGGTGAAGGATGTCCGGCAGATCACCGAGTATTCCTACAAACGCGGTGAAGCCAGTTTCCTTGAGCTGCTTGATACGCAGCGGGCTTATAGCGAGACGATGCAGGCTTACAACGCGGCGCGGGCCGATCTGGCCGAGAGTCTTTATGGTGTGGAAGCGTCGGTGGCTTCGCAATTGAATCCGGAGAAGAAATGA
- a CDS encoding DUF190 domain-containing protein yields MKIEMKKCLQIVVEDVDWHHSEPLYAAIIRILHKRGLAGATVCEGVMGYGIHGRIHRKGLFGVTNEKPIVIFAVDTDEKIRKVLPEISKLVKEGLIFLADVEVISSEPPAV; encoded by the coding sequence ATGAAAATCGAGATGAAGAAGTGCCTGCAGATCGTGGTGGAGGATGTGGATTGGCATCACAGCGAACCCTTGTATGCGGCGATCATCCGGATTCTTCATAAGCGCGGATTAGCCGGTGCTACCGTTTGCGAGGGCGTGATGGGCTATGGCATCCATGGCCGCATCCATCGCAAGGGGCTGTTTGGGGTGACCAATGAGAAGCCGATTGTGATTTTCGCCGTGGATACCGACGAGAAGATTCGCAAGGTGCTGCCGGAGATCAGCAAGCTGGTCAAAGAAGGGCTGATTTTTCTGGCGGATGTAGAAGTGATCAGCAGCGAGCCGCCGGCAGTTTAG
- a CDS encoding efflux RND transporter periplasmic adaptor subunit has translation MMNRLTAPVLVALLGVCGCHPSAAPVKAVTDEPIRKGNAVQFPKDSPLLAKIRVGTAEDAQVPQEELTAPGKVELNPARVARVILPFPGRVREVKVTLGDSVKQGQPVLTLESQEVSAIQSAIRQADANIAQSKANQAKAEADLARTKDLLANRAIAQKEVLTAETVVAQAKAGVEVALATRDEAARRLQLLGLQPGSMSQLIMVPAPMAGKVMDISVAAGEFRADAAAPVITIADLSSVWVSADVPEDSIRLITVGEDVAITLNAFPDKVFTGKVKRIGDLVDPQTRTIKVRAELPNAGGQLRPEMFATIRHSHGRKASVVVPKAALYQQQDKTTLYLERGPGLYEEVPVVVSWQDAQRAAVSGDVHAGDRVVIDGVTQLRAY, from the coding sequence ATGATGAATCGACTGACTGCGCCGGTGTTGGTGGCGCTCCTCGGCGTGTGCGGTTGCCATCCGTCCGCCGCACCCGTGAAGGCCGTGACCGACGAGCCAATCCGGAAGGGCAACGCAGTTCAGTTTCCCAAGGATTCGCCGCTGCTGGCAAAGATCCGAGTGGGCACGGCGGAGGATGCGCAGGTGCCGCAGGAAGAGCTGACGGCGCCGGGAAAAGTAGAACTGAATCCGGCGCGGGTGGCGCGGGTGATTCTTCCGTTTCCGGGGCGTGTGCGCGAGGTGAAAGTGACGCTCGGCGATAGCGTGAAGCAGGGGCAGCCGGTCTTGACCTTGGAAAGCCAGGAAGTGTCGGCCATCCAATCGGCGATTCGGCAGGCAGACGCCAATATTGCGCAGAGCAAAGCCAATCAGGCTAAAGCCGAGGCCGACCTTGCTCGTACCAAAGACCTGCTCGCCAACCGGGCGATTGCACAGAAAGAAGTTTTGACAGCAGAGACGGTGGTGGCCCAGGCGAAGGCAGGGGTGGAAGTGGCGCTGGCCACGCGTGACGAGGCCGCGCGGCGCTTGCAGTTGCTGGGATTGCAGCCAGGAAGTATGTCGCAATTGATCATGGTGCCGGCGCCCATGGCCGGGAAGGTGATGGATATTTCTGTCGCCGCGGGAGAGTTTCGCGCGGATGCGGCGGCGCCCGTCATTACGATCGCAGACTTGAGCAGCGTCTGGGTTTCAGCCGACGTGCCGGAAGATTCCATTCGCCTGATCACGGTGGGTGAGGATGTGGCGATCACTTTGAATGCTTTTCCGGACAAGGTGTTTACCGGCAAAGTGAAGCGGATTGGCGACCTTGTCGACCCACAGACGCGGACCATTAAAGTACGGGCGGAACTGCCGAATGCGGGCGGGCAACTCCGGCCGGAGATGTTCGCCACCATTCGGCATTCGCATGGGCGCAAGGCGTCGGTTGTGGTGCCAAAAGCGGCGCTCTATCAGCAACAGGACAAGACGACGCTGTATCTGGAACGCGGTCCGGGCCTGTATGAAGAAGTGCCGGTGGTGGTTTCCTGGCAGGATGCGCAGCGCGCGGCGGTGTCCGGAGACGTGCACGCGGGGGATCGCGTGGTGATTGACGGAGTCACTCAGCTCCGGGCTTACTAG
- a CDS encoding sensor histidine kinase — MFQRIEFPRIVAAQKLQTWLLIMSLVALGLTSLLVLDLTRNLRTVVIGEACRMLENAAKELLQTAQNRHLEDSNDNQKLKTISYEVLRSYLDVEGGFLWGDTVVGHTFPSYTEPGTHLRQPALEHRLVLEARDESRRTGKLAGRTVQDGRDVVAVEVLSSPHSELSSWTIRRIINFSDSSELNKRILLVGVMLFALLALGIVLRFSFSLQRGFSLLQSGLEQLRSHPEYRLPDQNHELKPIVDAVNAMAESRQTIEAELRREDRLRVMGRMVAGIAHEIRNPLNSMRLNARLLERRLKDQQEAREPVQLVIGEIDRLDTLLKSLLAFRPDEPVALRRQLVGPILERTLALVAPHAKESGVEIIISPAVAGHPVLVDAHFLQQALINVILNAIDASKGRGPVTLDMAQTSKGLQIDIYDRGPGLLPEQEDRVFEAFYTTKPNGTGLGLAVTRTLLEKMGAQITGQNTDQGTRFRIFIPAEEPSH; from the coding sequence GTGTTCCAGCGGATCGAATTCCCGCGCATCGTCGCGGCTCAAAAACTACAAACCTGGCTGCTGATTATGTCCCTGGTAGCACTCGGACTCACCAGCCTGCTCGTCCTCGACCTCACGCGTAACCTGCGTACCGTGGTCATCGGCGAAGCTTGCCGCATGCTCGAAAACGCAGCGAAGGAATTGCTCCAGACCGCGCAGAATCGCCATCTGGAGGACAGCAACGACAACCAGAAGCTCAAGACCATCTCCTATGAGGTCTTGCGCTCCTATCTCGACGTCGAAGGCGGCTTTCTTTGGGGCGACACAGTCGTCGGCCACACCTTCCCTTCCTATACTGAACCCGGCACCCACCTCCGCCAGCCCGCGCTCGAGCACCGTCTGGTTCTGGAGGCACGGGATGAGAGCCGCCGCACCGGCAAGCTGGCGGGCAGAACCGTACAGGATGGTCGCGACGTGGTCGCCGTCGAGGTCCTTTCCTCTCCCCACTCGGAACTCTCCTCCTGGACCATCCGCCGGATCATCAACTTCAGCGATTCGAGCGAACTCAACAAACGCATTCTGCTGGTGGGCGTCATGCTCTTTGCCTTGCTCGCCCTAGGCATCGTCCTGCGCTTCAGCTTCAGTCTCCAGCGCGGCTTCTCGTTGCTCCAGTCGGGCCTCGAACAACTCCGGAGCCATCCCGAATACCGGCTGCCCGATCAAAACCACGAACTCAAACCCATTGTCGACGCCGTCAACGCCATGGCCGAAAGCCGGCAGACCATTGAGGCAGAACTCCGGCGCGAGGACCGTCTCCGTGTCATGGGCCGCATGGTGGCAGGCATCGCCCATGAGATCCGCAATCCGCTCAACAGCATGCGTCTCAATGCCCGTCTCCTCGAGCGCCGCTTGAAGGACCAGCAAGAGGCACGCGAGCCGGTACAACTTGTTATTGGGGAAATCGACCGCCTCGATACCTTATTGAAGAGCCTGCTCGCCTTCCGCCCCGATGAGCCCGTTGCGCTCCGCCGGCAACTCGTTGGGCCGATCCTCGAACGCACCCTCGCTCTGGTCGCACCGCACGCCAAGGAGAGCGGGGTTGAGATTATCATCTCCCCGGCGGTGGCTGGACACCCGGTTCTGGTGGACGCGCACTTCCTGCAGCAGGCACTGATCAACGTGATTCTCAATGCCATCGACGCCTCCAAAGGGCGTGGCCCCGTCACCCTCGACATGGCCCAGACGAGTAAAGGCTTGCAGATCGACATCTACGATCGAGGTCCAGGCCTGTTGCCGGAACAGGAAGATCGAGTCTTCGAAGCCTTCTACACCACCAAGCCCAACGGCACAGGCCTCGGCCTGGCTGTCACCCGGACACTACTTGAAAAAATGGGCGCCCAAATCACCGGCCAGAACACCGATCAGGGAACCCGATTCCGGATCTTCATCCCCGCAGAGGAGCCCTCGCATTGA
- a CDS encoding efflux RND transporter permease subunit — MIGRLLRFALQQRFITIVMTLAVIAFGVYCFRQLKVEAYPDISDTQVVIITTYPGQAAEEMEQQITIPIERAMNSVPNLIARRSRTIFGLSIVELTFTYETNDYFARQVVLERLRDADLPDGVTPEIAPLTTPIGEMYRYRLEGSGRSELEIRELQDWVVGPRILQVSGVADVTPFGGLVKQFQVEVSPPALAKYGLTISQVVTAIQANNRNAGGAILDSDQQSMVIRGVGRIKGIPDIENIVLVAVKGVPVLVKDIGTVKIGSALPTGIFGWNEKQGGVEGIVLLRRGENPSEVLKSLAVAIAELNTERLPKGVQIVPLYDRTDLVSSTLKTVSRTLLEGFTVVVLVLVFFLGSPRAAILTALTIPLSLLFAFICMYLYGVPANLLSLGALDFGVVVDGTLVMVEHIVRNLSKNGKLERPGHPFDVIREAALEVERPIFFSLFILIAAYLPLFTLERVERRLFTPMAFTVCAALLGSLLFALTLIPVLATYLFQKDFKGWDNPLLNWLVERYEGLLRILLKQPVVVAASSVLIIIASIFMGARLGSEFLPTLDEGVIWVRANLPPGTSLAKSARVANDMRALIRKHPEVLLVASQTGRNDSGTDPFGPNRNELLLTLKPYDTWPAGKTKTDLVAELRAELNREIPGIQLNFTQPIIDTVTESVTGSSADLAVILRGSDLTELRGLAGKTLDMLRKVPGSADSSIEQEADQPGLRIQIDRSKTARYGLNVDDLAKTIESALGGVAVSSVFENDRKFDLAVRYAPEYRSDTARLGQMLIRTADGGQVPLAQLANIEVVDGPSIILRRENQRAIAVRTNIVGRDQGGFVIDAQKRFLREVPLPPGYQVVWGGQFENLDRARQRLYFIIPVTIAIIFALLFFAFNSTSSAFLVLLNVPFSMVGGILLLYLRGINLSVSAAVGFISLFGVAVMSGVLYISEISRRRTEDDVPLLEAVILGAKYQLRPRLILILVALLGMVPAARAVGIGSDVQRPLATVVVGGLASTLFLTLLALPSLYYLVERRKEAK; from the coding sequence ATGATCGGTCGACTTCTCAGATTCGCGCTCCAACAGCGATTTATCACGATCGTGATGACGCTTGCCGTGATTGCCTTCGGGGTCTATTGTTTCCGGCAACTGAAGGTGGAGGCGTATCCCGACATCTCCGATACGCAGGTGGTGATCATCACGACCTATCCGGGCCAGGCTGCCGAGGAGATGGAGCAGCAGATTACGATTCCGATCGAGCGCGCCATGAACTCGGTTCCGAACCTGATTGCGCGGCGCTCGCGCACCATCTTTGGGTTGTCGATTGTCGAGCTGACGTTCACCTATGAGACGAATGATTACTTTGCTCGGCAGGTGGTGCTCGAAAGGCTACGGGACGCGGATCTGCCGGACGGGGTGACTCCGGAAATCGCACCCCTGACGACTCCGATTGGCGAGATGTATCGCTACCGGCTCGAGGGGAGCGGACGCAGTGAACTGGAGATTCGCGAACTGCAGGATTGGGTGGTGGGGCCACGGATTCTACAGGTGTCTGGCGTCGCCGACGTGACTCCTTTTGGTGGATTGGTGAAGCAGTTTCAGGTGGAGGTGTCGCCTCCGGCGCTGGCGAAGTATGGCCTGACGATCAGTCAGGTGGTGACCGCGATCCAAGCGAATAATCGCAATGCGGGCGGCGCGATTCTGGACAGCGATCAGCAGAGCATGGTGATTCGTGGGGTGGGCCGGATTAAGGGAATTCCGGATATTGAAAACATTGTGCTGGTGGCAGTGAAGGGTGTGCCGGTGCTGGTGAAGGACATTGGCACGGTGAAGATCGGCAGTGCCCTGCCGACGGGGATCTTTGGCTGGAATGAAAAGCAGGGCGGCGTTGAAGGAATCGTGCTGCTGCGCCGTGGAGAAAATCCTTCGGAGGTATTGAAGTCGCTGGCCGTCGCGATTGCAGAACTGAACACCGAGCGGTTGCCGAAGGGCGTGCAGATTGTGCCGCTCTACGATCGCACCGATCTGGTGAGCAGCACGTTGAAGACCGTTTCGCGGACACTTCTCGAAGGATTCACGGTGGTGGTGCTGGTGCTGGTGTTTTTCTTGGGTAGCCCGCGCGCGGCGATTCTGACGGCGCTGACGATTCCCTTGTCCTTGCTGTTCGCTTTTATCTGCATGTACCTCTACGGCGTGCCGGCGAATCTGTTGAGCCTGGGCGCCTTGGACTTTGGCGTGGTGGTGGACGGGACGCTCGTCATGGTGGAGCATATCGTCCGGAACCTGTCGAAGAACGGCAAGCTGGAGCGGCCCGGACATCCATTCGATGTGATCCGCGAAGCGGCGCTCGAAGTGGAGCGGCCGATTTTCTTCTCACTGTTCATCCTGATTGCCGCTTATCTGCCGCTGTTTACTCTCGAGCGCGTCGAGCGCCGTTTGTTTACCCCCATGGCCTTTACGGTGTGCGCAGCCTTATTGGGTTCGTTATTGTTCGCCTTGACGCTGATTCCCGTGCTGGCGACTTATCTGTTCCAGAAGGACTTCAAGGGCTGGGACAACCCTCTGTTGAACTGGCTGGTGGAGCGCTATGAGGGTTTGCTCCGGATCCTGTTAAAGCAGCCGGTTGTGGTGGCCGCCTCTTCGGTGTTGATCATCATCGCCTCGATTTTTATGGGCGCCAGGCTCGGTTCCGAGTTCCTGCCGACCCTTGATGAAGGTGTGATCTGGGTGCGTGCGAATCTCCCACCAGGGACCTCGCTCGCAAAATCAGCACGCGTGGCCAATGATATGCGCGCCCTGATCCGGAAGCATCCGGAGGTATTGCTGGTAGCCTCGCAGACGGGTCGTAATGATTCCGGTACCGATCCATTTGGACCGAATCGCAACGAACTTCTCTTGACGCTGAAGCCTTACGATACCTGGCCCGCGGGAAAGACAAAGACGGATCTTGTCGCCGAACTGCGGGCTGAACTGAATCGAGAGATTCCGGGGATTCAGTTGAACTTCACCCAACCGATCATTGATACGGTGACGGAATCGGTGACGGGTTCGTCGGCGGACCTGGCTGTGATCCTGCGTGGCAGTGACCTCACAGAGTTGCGGGGGCTTGCCGGTAAGACTCTCGACATGTTGCGCAAGGTGCCAGGCTCGGCGGACAGTTCGATTGAGCAGGAGGCGGACCAGCCGGGCTTGCGCATCCAGATTGACCGCAGCAAGACGGCGCGTTATGGCTTGAACGTGGATGACCTGGCGAAAACGATCGAATCGGCGCTGGGTGGGGTGGCGGTGAGCTCGGTGTTTGAGAATGATCGCAAGTTCGATCTGGCGGTTCGCTATGCGCCGGAGTATCGCAGCGATACTGCGCGCCTGGGGCAAATGTTGATTCGCACTGCAGATGGAGGGCAGGTGCCTCTTGCGCAGCTGGCGAATATTGAAGTGGTCGACGGGCCAAGTATCATTCTGCGGCGCGAGAATCAGCGAGCCATCGCGGTCCGCACGAACATCGTGGGCCGGGATCAAGGCGGTTTTGTGATCGACGCCCAGAAGCGCTTTCTGCGTGAGGTTCCTTTGCCGCCCGGCTATCAAGTGGTGTGGGGTGGGCAGTTTGAGAATCTCGATCGGGCGCGGCAGCGCTTGTACTTCATCATCCCGGTAACAATCGCGATCATCTTTGCTCTCTTGTTCTTTGCTTTCAACTCGACCTCCAGTGCTTTTCTGGTGCTGTTGAATGTTCCGTTCTCGATGGTGGGCGGCATTCTCCTGCTCTATCTGCGCGGGATCAATCTCAGTGTGTCGGCCGCGGTCGGCTTCATCAGTTTGTTTGGTGTGGCGGTGATGAGCGGTGTGTTGTACATCTCAGAGATTTCCCGGCGGCGGACTGAGGATGATGTTCCGCTGCTCGAGGCGGTGATTCTGGGCGCGAAGTATCAGTTGCGTCCGCGCTTGATTCTGATTCTGGTCGCGTTGTTGGGGATGGTGCCGGCGGCGAGAGCGGTGGGGATCGGCTCAGATGTGCAGCGGCCACTGGCGACGGTGGTGGTGGGTGGTCTTGCTTCCACTCTATTTTTGACCTTGCTTGCGCTGCCCAGCCTCTACTATCTGGTGGAGCGAAGAAAGGAAGCGAAATGA
- a CDS encoding YnfA family protein has product MANFAWYLLAALCEIGGCFAFWVWQREGKSAGWVLPGLAALAVFALALTRVEAASAGRAFAAYGGIYILSSLLWMWGVEGVRPDRWDLSGVLVCLLGAGLILLGPRS; this is encoded by the coding sequence TTGGCGAACTTTGCTTGGTATTTGTTAGCGGCACTTTGCGAGATCGGCGGGTGTTTTGCGTTCTGGGTGTGGCAGCGGGAAGGGAAGAGCGCCGGGTGGGTGTTGCCTGGCCTGGCAGCGTTGGCCGTATTTGCACTCGCGTTGACGCGCGTGGAGGCGGCAAGTGCGGGACGGGCCTTCGCCGCTTATGGCGGGATTTATATTTTGAGCTCGCTGTTGTGGATGTGGGGTGTGGAGGGCGTTCGTCCCGATCGCTGGGACCTGAGCGGCGTACTGGTGTGCCTGTTGGGTGCCGGACTGATTTTGCTGGGGCCGCGCAGCTAA
- the secA gene encoding preprotein translocase subunit SecA, which produces MVDAVLAKIFGTKHEREVKRIKPKVEAINNLEPAMQKLSDAELAAKTTEFKQRLANGETLDDLLVEAFAVCREAGRRVLNMRHFDVQLIGGAVLHQGKIAEMRTGEGKTLVATLPCYLNALEGKGVHVITVNDYLAKRDSEWMGRIHTFLGLTIGCITHDITEEERRNAYACDITYGTNNEFGFDYLRDNMKFRIESCVQREHNFAIVDEVDSILIDESRTPLIISGPSEESTDKYYRINTIIPKLVRGEVIEGREAGEKFYTGDYTVDEKQRNVALTEEGVHKVERLLNCGNLYDIENMELNHHVQQGLRAAVLYQRDREYVVQNGEVVIVDEFTGRLMPGRRWSDGLHQAVEAKEGVKIERENQTLATITFQNYFRMYKKLAGMTGTADTEAAEFGKTYKLDVVQIPTNQSMIRKDLNDIVYRTEEEKYRNAAVEIKALHEKGQPVLVGTISVEKSEKLSAALRRAGVRHEVLNAKNHEREAHIIAQAGRKGAVTVSTNMAGRGTDILLGGNAEFLAKDQMHRAGKDPEGVHAEEFKALYASIKKETDLEHDEVSRLGGLFVLGTERHESRRIDNQLRGRAGRQGDPGGSRFYLSLQDDLLRIFGGDKIQGLMLRLGMEEDVPIESSLITRRIEAAQKSVEANHFSARKHLLEYDDVMNKQRQAVYGLRRAMLTGVEQKERIREMVTSIAGSFIDARLPEGVRSEEWDFAGLEADVLNQFGLKINTASYEDYGREAIEQEIIGQLNARYDEKELLIGSEAMRETERYIVLNIIDNQWKDHLLSMDHLKEGIYLRGYGQKDPLIEYKKESFTLFQDMMARMEDEAVKFLYSMQVTDQDGNILTRAPIQIDEDGDLYSDGDDEEYEEAPVPVAAPVAPPPAIADFTRNIQRKKEKELEALQYIGGDTSTSSKPQPVVKGAKIGRNDLCPCGSGKKYKKCHGA; this is translated from the coding sequence ATGGTCGATGCCGTTCTCGCAAAGATCTTCGGCACCAAGCATGAGCGTGAAGTCAAGCGCATCAAGCCCAAGGTCGAAGCGATCAACAATCTCGAACCCGCGATGCAGAAACTTTCTGACGCGGAGCTCGCAGCAAAAACTACCGAATTCAAGCAACGCTTGGCGAACGGCGAAACCCTCGACGATCTACTCGTAGAAGCGTTTGCGGTCTGTCGTGAGGCAGGGCGGCGCGTGCTGAACATGCGTCATTTTGACGTGCAATTGATTGGCGGCGCGGTGCTTCACCAAGGGAAAATCGCGGAAATGCGCACCGGTGAAGGCAAAACCCTCGTCGCCACGCTGCCCTGCTACCTGAATGCCCTCGAAGGCAAAGGCGTCCACGTCATCACGGTCAACGATTACCTGGCCAAACGTGACTCGGAATGGATGGGCCGCATTCATACCTTCCTCGGCCTGACCATCGGTTGCATCACGCACGACATCACCGAAGAAGAGCGCCGCAACGCCTATGCTTGCGACATCACCTACGGCACCAATAACGAATTTGGCTTCGATTATCTGCGCGACAACATGAAGTTCCGCATCGAATCCTGCGTCCAGCGCGAACATAATTTCGCGATTGTGGACGAAGTCGACTCGATCCTGATCGACGAATCGCGTACGCCGCTCATCATCTCCGGCCCGAGCGAAGAATCCACCGACAAGTACTACCGCATCAACACGATCATCCCCAAGCTAGTGCGCGGCGAAGTGATCGAAGGCCGTGAGGCAGGCGAAAAGTTCTACACCGGTGACTACACAGTCGATGAAAAGCAGCGCAACGTCGCCCTCACCGAAGAAGGCGTGCATAAGGTCGAACGCCTGCTGAACTGCGGCAACCTCTACGACATCGAGAACATGGAACTGAACCACCATGTCCAGCAAGGCCTGCGCGCCGCGGTGCTGTACCAGCGCGATCGCGAATACGTTGTGCAGAATGGCGAAGTCGTCATTGTCGACGAGTTCACCGGCCGTCTGATGCCCGGACGCCGCTGGTCCGATGGCCTGCACCAGGCCGTCGAGGCGAAGGAAGGCGTCAAGATCGAACGCGAGAATCAGACCCTCGCCACCATCACCTTCCAGAACTACTTCCGCATGTACAAGAAGCTGGCCGGTATGACCGGTACAGCCGACACGGAAGCCGCCGAATTCGGCAAGACCTATAAGCTCGACGTTGTCCAGATTCCGACCAACCAGTCAATGATCCGCAAGGATCTGAACGACATCGTCTATCGCACCGAAGAAGAGAAATACCGCAATGCCGCCGTTGAGATCAAGGCACTGCACGAGAAGGGCCAGCCCGTTCTCGTCGGCACGATCAGCGTCGAGAAGTCCGAAAAACTCTCTGCCGCCCTGCGCCGCGCCGGTGTCCGGCACGAAGTGCTGAACGCGAAGAATCACGAGCGCGAAGCCCACATCATCGCCCAGGCAGGCCGCAAGGGCGCCGTCACCGTCTCCACCAACATGGCCGGCCGCGGTACGGACATTCTGCTCGGTGGCAATGCTGAGTTCCTCGCCAAAGACCAGATGCACCGCGCCGGCAAAGATCCGGAAGGCGTGCACGCCGAAGAGTTCAAGGCGCTCTACGCGAGCATCAAGAAGGAAACCGACCTCGAGCACGATGAAGTCTCCCGTCTCGGCGGCCTTTTTGTTCTCGGCACCGAGCGTCACGAATCCCGCCGTATCGACAACCAGCTCCGCGGCCGCGCCGGCCGTCAGGGCGACCCTGGTGGCTCCCGCTTCTACCTCTCGCTGCAGGACGACCTGCTGCGTATTTTCGGTGGCGACAAGATCCAGGGCCTGATGCTCCGTCTCGGTATGGAGGAAGACGTACCGATCGAGTCGAGCCTAATCACCCGCCGCATTGAAGCAGCGCAGAAATCAGTCGAAGCAAATCACTTCTCGGCCCGTAAGCACCTGCTCGAATACGACGACGTCATGAACAAGCAGCGCCAGGCCGTCTACGGGTTGCGCCGCGCCATGCTGACCGGCGTCGAGCAGAAGGAACGCATCCGCGAGATGGTCACCAGCATTGCTGGCTCCTTTATCGATGCGCGTCTGCCCGAAGGCGTCCGCAGTGAAGAGTGGGATTTCGCTGGTCTTGAAGCCGACGTGCTCAACCAGTTCGGTCTCAAGATCAATACGGCCTCTTATGAGGATTACGGCCGCGAGGCGATCGAGCAGGAGATCATCGGACAGCTCAACGCCCGTTATGACGAGAAGGAATTGCTGATCGGCTCGGAGGCCATGCGCGAAACCGAGCGCTACATCGTCCTCAACATCATCGACAACCAGTGGAAGGACCATCTTCTCTCGATGGACCACCTGAAGGAGGGCATCTACCTCCGCGGCTACGGCCAGAAGGATCCGCTGATCGAGTACAAGAAGGAAAGCTTCACGCTCTTCCAGGACATGATGGCGCGCATGGAAGATGAGGCAGTGAAATTCCTCTATTCGATGCAAGTAACCGATCAGGACGGGAACATTTTGACCCGTGCGCCCATCCAAATCGATGAGGATGGCGATTTGTACTCGGACGGCGACGACGAAGAGTACGAAGAGGCACCGGTACCCGTGGCAGCCCCCGTGGCTCCGCCCCCGGCCATCGCCGACTTCACGCGCAATATCCAGCGCAAGAAGGAGAAGGAGCTCGAAGCTCTGCAGTACATTGGCGGCGACACTTCTACTTCTTCCAAACCGCAGCCTGTGGTCAAGGGCGCAAAGATCGGCCGCAATGATCTTTGTCCCTGCGGCAGCGGCAAAAAATACAAAAAGTGCCACGGAGCTTAG